The Solenopsis invicta isolate M01_SB chromosome 3, UNIL_Sinv_3.0, whole genome shotgun sequence region TCATTAACGGATTGTGCACATATACACGTACAATTAAACATATACGACGTAGCAGTCGTTGAGAACATCCATGATTGACTTTTGCTACAATTATACAGCTTATTTAGAGTACAACTGTTCCGTTATACAAATGATTTTTTCTCAACGTGACGTCTGCGATGTGATGTTTCCTCTTTTCTCCACGTATGTGTGTGTCTGTTTCCGTTGCTCTTGCACTATGTGTGTGAAGTGTATTGGTAGATAATTGTTTTACCATTAACGCAGTACTATTAATATTAGGCGTATATATATAAGTACAGTTTGCACACCGTACGATACATACATACAGATGCCCGCGACAGCCGGAAAAGTTTCTTGCCATTTTATTGATTAGTATTTGGGTTACATCGATAGGTCGGTCCTCTTTATCTGCGCTTTTACACCATTCGCGTTTTCCTCCTCTTCCTATTCTCTCGCCAAAAATATATGCacataaagaaaagaaagtagaaatacgaaatatttttttcagttattaCAATCTGAGTTGGTATTTTGCTTTACAAATGCATTTATATTGATATCGCGCGTGATATATCTGCATCACGTttgcattttcaattttatgtaaatttcagTGCTACAAATTAGACATTgcgcgtttaaaattttatattaaaaaaaaagagcgtAAAATCCATGGATTCAGTCATGGCATGGATTACAAAATCTTTAttctatttcatatttttactttcactttttttttatttttgtcattcaAAGTGGAGAAAGTATAGAGAAAGGAGAGAAacctgatttaaaaaaaaaaaaaaagaagaacagaGACGTTGAAATCCTGTATAATTTCAACAAGTTCAAAGTTTTAATGTACTGTAAACAAAAGTAGACGTAGGAACGATCTCTACCTGCAGGTGAAAACGCGAAAATCGGCGTGAGATCTTTCCGTATCTAATAGAAAAAATCGAACTCGTTGAAATTACACCGCTCTCACAATCAATGCCCGCTTGATAACCGCGCTTTTCGAACACGCATTTTTACACACACGttgcttctctctctttctctctttatttctttctcaTTCTCAGTTCCTCGGTTGCACGAGGACGCATTCGTTGTCGGCAGTTCGCTAATTCGCGACGGTTCGCGATCGATCAATTGCGCATTGATCGGTGCACTCGCGGTGTCGCGGGCCGCGTGATCTTTCCGGCCGTGATTCCCGCGAAAAAAATCCACGCGGCAAAATTAATACGTACGTTACACTTCATTACAATGATTCAATGATACATAATAGATacctttttgtttttattatctcACTTATGTACAGAGGGCAGCTTACCAAGTAAGGTAGGTTTAACGCCGGATGACGACTGAAGTAAGCGGGACGCCGGCACTCCTCGATAATTGACGCCAGATCGATGCTGCTGGTTCCTCTGAATGATTTACAGTACGATAGTGGAATTTTATATATCCGGCCCTGTTATGACCTCGGCCTTCGTCGATCCCGGTAATAATGCTCACTAATGCTTCCGCactaatcttaaataatttcgCGGAGAAATTGTGCATGCGTGCCATTAGGGTCGATACAATATGAAGTGGCTGACTGATAATTGTTGAACGTTACGCGCGATACCGCGCGTTGACAGTGAAGTCTTGAAAAATTCAGGAATCTAACGTTTTACGGTCTACCAAAGACGATATTCCCTTCCGCTCGCAATCCTGTCGTTCTAAGAGTCGCTTAATAGATAATCGTGCGGATAATTGGTTACACACAGCAAGGACTACACAAATTGAGTTTCTTTTGTCATACAGTTTGTCACTCAATGTGCTTTTGTATTAATAAGCATCAATTTTCGTACTGAACGAGACGCAAATGAACTTGATTCTCGTTGCGAAGTGCAACGAGAAATGAAACGAAGATAGAATTACGAGCACTGCCAGTGCAATCAAGATATTCTCACGAATAACAATGCCGAGACTTAACTTTATAGTTAATATGAACGCTGGAACATATGCGACAATGTGCTTCAACGAGAAAACGCAATTCGGATCGTCGGATTTAACCGCTCTGAGTTTTCGTGAGCGAAAATAAATTGTGCATATGATCGGCGTTGCGCTATCGTCATCGAGACACTTTTTAAATTACAGAAGTTACATGCTAAGTGTACGTCATTGAATCATCGATTGCACATGAATAATCGTATACTATTGATTGaaacgaaatgtttcaaatgtacagggaaaatataaatttgctcaagtgtctaaaaatttagctaaaaacaattttgttgggtcatcaaaataattgtataggACGTTCAAATTGgctgctagaatgtcaaaaatttTCACAGCCTCGTTTCCTACATAATTGCCTCGATGATCAATCAGAAGTATATTTAGATCTAAATAAAGctacatttttagatacttcagcaaaatcgttctttctgcGTCTACCAAAAAAGTTGGATAGCGACTGTTTGCTTTAGAGAATAAGACATaaactgttttaattttcaaaacgGGCACGTTactttaaaaacatgaaatatttttattttcagcgttgaaaaatttttcaatttatagtTTTCGATTATATCGCGTCGGATTTATTTAATTGACCGCTTCAATTATAACGTACATTAACGTAAATCAAATCGTGCTCACGTATCACTCTTTCGTGTTTAACCCTTCAACTCCTCTGACCTCCACgaacattttaaacattaacgTTTTGTATTCGTCGCTGAACCTTCGTTGCCGCAATAATGTCACAAATTGTTATAGATATcgctaaatattaaatatatttgataatatttaaatataaatactctCTTGAATAATATGCTTTTCTCTAAACAGCTTACAATCGCAACTTCGAAGCGACGTTTGAAAACGTGAACTTTACGCGTACATTATTTAGGTTGTCCGCGTCAAATTAGAGGAGGTGAAGAGTTAATTCCACTCTGTTACATCTCTGATTGATCGGCATTTTGAATTCGTGGAACTTTGCCGAGTGATTGACGCTTATTGTCAGATTTTTCTGGGCGTATCCTACATAATGCATGGACTTGAGACATGGAGTCACTCCCTTTTGCGAGTGAGTCTACAGTGCCAAACATCGAGTGAGCAACATCGTCCCTGCTATAACGATCGTCGTCATTAATCATCATCAACCGCAAAACAAAATGCACTTTCTTTCAATTTCTTCCCCTCGCGCTTCGCTATCTTCTCTCCTTTTCATTAACGGAAATCCAAACATACATCATTCCTTTCGGTTTCAAATCTCGACGCCACAGACACGTGAGAATAATCTTCGTGTATACCATTGATTgtgaaatgatgaaaaaaattaatctattttgACACAATGTGAAATTCAGTGATTTTTCTGTCGAAAGAAAAATAGTACACACTGTGAAAAATGTCAATtcaatgcatttttaaattacacaagtacattaaatttaatgtaccaTATTTGTGCAacttaaaaatttgttgaatttcACGACATTTTAACAGCGTACGAGAAAAGTacgattaaaatacatattttcgtAAAACCTGCTTGTTTGTTGCTATAAAGTCGTTTTTGTTCAGACTAACTCTAACCGCGACTCAGTTAGATCTTTCGCCCCTTTTGGTTTCCCGAGAGGAAATAAAGAATCGATCAAGTCTCAGTTAAGCTTAATTAACCGTTATAAGAACGTGAATTTATATGATTATCACAATTGACGTTTATTTATGGCAATGAAAACGCGACAATTGGCATATCTTCGCGTATCTACAACATGGAAATTTGAACTTTCGGAAATTATGTCGAAATTCATCCCCGGCTCTCGTCATGCGGATGAACTGAAAGAAGAATCACGACCGTTCGTTCGACGGTCGCTGGCTAACTCGGTCGCACCTCGATGATCACAatcattatgtatatattatatatatatatatttatagcgtacattattcatatatatatcaTCTCGCGCCGAGAAAGGATGAAAGAAACCGGACGAGAACGAAaaacgaatttaaaaataaataacataacgAGAGGGAACGACGAAGTAAGTGGACTAGTTAACACACCAGCGTCGCACACGACACTTCCTCCTCCtactctctttatctctctttatctctctctctttctctctcttttcttttgcCTTTTTTCTAACACACGTAACACACACGTGCACACATGCGCGCAGACACACGCACAAAATACGATCTCTCGGGTTTTCCTCCCCTCCTGCGTGCCGTCgtattttttttagcaattacAGTTAGTGTTCGCTGGATTGGTCGGCTGATCGGTGAGTCGTTGGCCCTTGTTCTGGCCCATACCCCCCGCCCCCATCAGAGTCGGATCATTGTCCAGAGATTCGCTCATCTTGTCGCATATTATGTCCACCAGCGTCTCGAACACCGCCTGTcgaaatgagagagagaaagaatcgaTCATCTACGTGACCTCGTGATAGGCGGGATCGATATGCCTCGCGTTCGCGTTTACTCCGAGATACAATAAAGCGAGATTGGAAACGTGTCAGAGATTGAAAACGAggtctaaaaataaattttcacattAACTTTGGTTGTGTATGAATACAAATCAactagaaaaatttctttattgatGGATAGAAGTTTGAATGAAGTTAACATTTTGAAACACAATAGCGTACCTTTTTTGCTACAAAAAAAGTgcgctattatttttttaaatttgataatttttaaataaacttgataattattaaatcgatatttaatttgttaattagaCACATTAATtaagcaattattaattatacaataattgtgattattattttatacaaaaaatttaaaaacatcttCCATATGCTATACCTATATGCTATTTTTAGAAACGTGAAATTTGTACTTCTTGTCTGTCAAATAATTGGTTTATCAAATAATTCACTTGCTGAATTTATGATACGTACCTTGACGTTGATGTTCTCTTTGGCTGACGTCTCGAAGAATCGTACTCCTAATTGCTCCGCCAACTGTTTACCCCTCTCGGTGCTGATCACCCTTTCCTCTTCCATGTCGCACTTGTTGCCCACGAGAATTACTTGGGCGTTGTCCCACGAGTAGTTCTTTATTTGCGTGATCCAATCCTGGACTGAATTAAAGGACTCCTCGTTTGTGATGTCGTACATTAAGATGAAACCCATCGCGCCTCTGTAATAGGCCGTCGTAATCGTTCTGTATCTTTCCTGACCCGCCGTGTCCTGCAAAAGTTATTTatacgattaataataataataataagcagCGTGTGTgtgattttagattttatattataaatgagtTTAATCACGCATACGGAGCGTTGCAGTATTTTTCAAAGTacattgaagtaaaaatatactatattttaataaatattagtttgaatagtttcaataaaatatttacggtacataaatatttactcaataaaaaaatgttaatagttaatatgtagttaaattagtggtttttgtactaaataaatacttatttatatttagtaaatatttcattgccactattataaatatttcaaacaaatatttattaaaatttagtaatttttttctcttgcaaTCAGTGTagatttataaaacaatttgttaatatatctctggttaagaaaaataatttaaagcaatATATTCATTATACGTATAGATAAGTCATTTTACtgaatttcgaaaaaaaactGTGTTAATATTATAACACGTAAGGACTGCTTTTTGATTTTCAGGAAATTATACGTgacttgtataataatataacgtcGACTGTATACTGACCCAGATTTGTAACTTGACCCTTTTGTCGTGTCTGAACACGGTTTTCACCTTAAAGTCGATCCCTACTGTTGACACGAAAGCCGAGGTGAAGGAATCGTCCGCGTAACGAAAGAGGAAAGAAGTCTTTCCGACGGACGAGTTGCCGATTATCAGCAACTTGAACATGTAATCGAAGTTTTGATCCGCGGCATCTCTGCCATCCTGACGCGCCATCTGCGAAAGGATTATCCGTGTTAGCTtaacttataaatttagatcattttcatattttttagttctttaaatataaaaattcatgaatttaaaaaataataaaggcaggatttttattaaattctggaTTTAATATCTTTAAGAGAGAATTCGACTGCAGGATcaaacttaaatattaaaattaaattgcagcaaagttaattttttaaagtgaaacAATTTGTGAATTCAGATGTAACTTTAATATTCTTAGATCTATAAATTCAAGAATTTACATGAGAATCAAAAGATCATAATTGAGGGATTCTTATTAATTCCTGGATTTAATATCTTTAAGAGAAAATttgatagtaaaattaaaattaaatattaaatttaaattagaaattatttttccatgtaatacagaatttatatgtttaataattataagaattatgagagtaatacatatttttttcatattttgtaatatttattttgtgcattagaaatttgaaagaaaaatacacGAGACTTATTTATTGTGATTAGCTTGTCATGTGCACGTTATAAAACTACTCGATACGGAACGAGGTGGACAAGAGGAAGGTGTTCGATGCAATGGATGATGCGAAATTCGTCACGGTTTATCGGATCGCTTTGTCACGTTCACGAAAACGTcggataaaaatatcgaaaagtTTTAGGCACATAAAGCCACACGGGAGAGATTCAGCTTTACTCTGTATCCCGTAGAGTCAGCTTTGGAATCAATTCAACAGCAGCAATAAAAAGGTATTGTAGCTTCAAAACTGTAACTTTTCAGGAAAATTGTTTGTCGAACAGTTTTTCTTTTCGAAAGTTTCTCCTTTGTCAGTTACAACAGAAACGAGTAAATACCAAACTCTATGGGATTCATGTTACAATACCTTTTTGGCTCGTGTTCCTGCCAAAGCAGGATTGGAAGCTGTGTATAACTGAAAACACTCAAAAATGCAATTGCAATATgcactttttattgaaattgtcaAATCATAAATTGACCATTCAAAAGCCtttgacattaaaaatttttttaaagattttcctttttttaaattgctaaaatatatctttaattcttaattttttaaaagtatgacgaaatttttaatcgaggtacaaaaattattttttcatgtaatacagaatttatatgattaataattataagatttatggaagtaatctatttttttatgtgttgtaatatttatttatgtattggaaaaatcgaaaaaaaatcttatagcTCTCTTGATCGTTCAACTTAACGCTATCACATGTAATTATTCTCATATAAGTCGCTCAACAGTCTCGAGTGAAATTACAAgcggaaaattaaattaaatccaTCGATCAGGAGAATTTATAAATCGTCAATATTATCGTGTATACATATAAGTATTAATTGGAAGCCCATTGAATTTTCTCGCGCTTTTCCCCTTTGCTAGTTGGGTCTCCCTATGTTCGACGAAACAGCACTAACGGATACTCATGTCGAGTCGATATTCCGATACCGGATTATTCCTCTGCGAGGTAATCTCGACGATGGACAGCATCCGGGCCATCCGCGTGCGTAGCTCGAAAACGGAATCCTTAACCGGCGCGTGGGACGCGTTCTCACACCTCTTCGACATCTCAAACGTCACATTTAATGCAACACCCAATCGATCTCCTTTGTCCTTTCGCACTCTTCCCTTACTGCAGCTTTCAATCACATCCCCGGGATCGATCACATCCACCGAGTCTCCGCCCTAGTTTTTAACtgcaattttgtttatttttaaccattttattttagtcatcTCTAATCTTGTTCTATTATCTGTAACTCAATCACCGTCTTATTCATCGCTTCTCATTTTCATTAGCTAAAACTCATCAACAACTTGTCTCTCTAATCTTGCTCGAGTAACCGTTTCATTATGCTTTCAATAGCTTATTTCGGTAGAATTATTAACTAAGTTTGTTCGGCACTCCGCTTCGATTTAATCTTCCTTCGGATTCAGCGGATGTTTATATTGATGCGACCGTTGTCGATTATTATCGATCACATAGTTCTTCCTTTTTGATGCGACGCAAATTGCAATATGTTGTCTCTCCGCTCACTCAACGCGCTTAATTAATTAACCGAGAAACTGAATGATAAAGGAATTACTGTGAAACGCACTCCGTTCGCGGCAAACGGCATCGCGTTAGTGCGAAATTATCCAGTTCGGCTCGAATAGCGACGCTCGCCCGAGCAAATAACGACGTGGCGACGGCGGTTCGCGGTTCTGTCTTCCGTTTCTTGCTCCACTGTACTGCTTCCCCACGCGCGACGTGTCAACGACGATAATCGGACCTGCGGCGAGCGATAGCTTGCGGTTCGCACAGGTGTCTGCGATCGTTCATGTTGTTTTTGTTTGCTCTTATCGTTTGCCTCTTCAATATTACGTTAATGAATAAGTCTcttatcagtggaatatttcaagaatttttagcGAAAACCTGtggtattttttatatatatttaatcgtacattaaggatgttttggctatataAAATAAGCTAAAAGTCAACAAAATTGAAAGCTTTTCTAGGTTTATTCCGTTTTTTCCTGACAACAAAAAAGTTTGATCGCGAATGCCCGAATTTTTGCCCTGAAacagctgcaaagaagaaaacaatgaaaaatatgattGATACTGatttttgtagcaaaaataattatagtttgctgtagatttaaataaataacttttaaacgagtaaataaatctaaatgaatttttaaatatttattaaagttttattagtatatgaaATTTGGATTTAATTGGTATATAATACtacaattttgcaaatttgcaaatgagtactacaaaacgcgattttacataagaatcgagaaacaaaaaattaaataacttttaaaccgataagtaaattatattcaaattttacataaatactcaaacataatactagaatattctatacaatttttatatttttggaaatgttttgagatatattCTTAACACcgattttttcattttagtaaattaaaaattggaattgaaatttatatgcaTTTAATAAATCCAGTGGAATGAGACGCTTTGCTAAAAAccaatttaggaaaaatttatttttaatagcctGTATAACATTGTTATGAAAGGAAATCCAATCCTAAATTGGAGATtcataaataaagatattcgtGAGTATTATTGGAACATTAAGTTCAAAGCATCAACTTACGCTTATGTCGAAGAGTACCAGAAGCGTTGATATCTTATGTAGAAAtagtaaacataaaaaataccGAATATGccgtataataatacataaatatatatatatgaaaaattacttaagtctttttaaataaatttgtgaacgTTTTTATTCTGCACATTTTTCGGAATGCTCGGAACTCGCACGCGCTAAGTAATGTGCTACGAAAATAGGCTAAGCCTTTACAAAAAGAgggaaaatttatttgaacgaAATGACATCTAATCTATTTAGCGTGACAGTAATTAACGAAGGTATCACCTTTCGTCGTAgtttgttctctctctttctcgtctgGAAATAACcgataaaaatgcaaaagaagaaatttcttcTAGCTCATCGATTACCGACTTGTCAAAAGTAACGCGGCTATACTTGCGGTTAGAAATAATTGGTGGATCGAGAGCTATAAATACCTGGCCTGTACAAATGTAAAACCAAGAACGAGCCGAGGAACTTTTAGTTAGACCCGGTAGCAAGTTCCTATCGATTTCGCGCTCGATTCGCCATGTAAGTTAAttcgaaagtaaaaaaaaaaaacgatctgCTCTTCTGCCGATGAAAAGATCTATCTTGTTTacacaaagttttttttatgatgGAGAACACGCTTGAAGATAAAATCTCTAGTGGATTTGAAGTCTATTTCTTTTTCAGTGAGAATTTCGGTAGaagtttcttattttctttcgCAGTTCCTTAATTTAGCTCAACATAAACATCTTGACCAGAGAGCATCGGTAAAATTTGATCGGAGTAAATTCTTCTTCAAGTTCGTGCCATTTCATCAAATCAACAGAgttttgcatttaaaatctCCTTCGttgaatttaaatgtatttgtcATTTGAGACTTTCGCTTACGTATGGCTGAAACATTATTGGCATCTCGACATTCTCGATAGGAGACACTCGAGACTAGATCGCAGATGAATCTCGCGGCTCTCGCGTGTCTTCACGTTGCTTACATATATCACTGCTCGCGGAGTTGCAAACGCGCTAAACGGACACGATCAGGACAACATGATCGCGACAATTACACAGGGAGTACTGCATATAATTATTTCGCGAGGCGTAAAAGGGAGAGAATATAATCTCATCCGGAAGATTGCGTCACGCACTCACACATGTTGCGCTCGCACACGTATTACACGGCACGGTTAAAGAAGAAGTAGGACAAGGTTTTCCGTGTGCGATAACGATATCGGCGCCGTATGTCATGTCAACGTTAACAACGGTCGGTTCtcatagaaaaagaaaaaaaaaaacaaaaacaggtATGAGCACCACCTGCGAGCATTGTTGTACAGTATTACGACGATTTCCGTGACGGATGTTGGTGGGTAATTGAGCGTGTCTCGGTGGACAGATGATGATTGAGGCGACGCGCGTTCTACGGAGGTCAAGTAGATACGGAAATCGATggtgcgacgacgacgacgacgacgacgacgacatcgacgtcgacggcaacgacgacgacggcgacggcgggaCAAGTCCATTTCTTCTTCGCAACTTTGTTTCCGAAGTTACAATTTCAGTTTATCAATCTTGGAAGAATACGTCGCGGTTGATAGCGATGCATGTATCTCCGCTAGCCAACAACTCGACTCGATATCCTATCGCTCTgtgtcatttaattaaattctaagaTTTCGCCGggcaaaatttcatttaaatccGCGTTGATATTTGCGGAAATTAAGAAAGGTATTCGTATTAAATCCTACAGGATTTCCCGTGCAACATATGAAACATGGTGAAACGCAACGTCGCGTTATAATCTGAAATTGAAATTGGAATCAGATGACACTGAGGACATGGAATGAATGAGGACTCTTTTGATTTCCCTTCGTTCGAACTAGTAGCCCGATTCGCGGCGAATCGGATCGCAATTATCGCGTTCTCCGATGAACGATCTGCGAGCCGCGCTCGATTCCATTGATTTCCGACGGCGGAGCAGCGAGGGAGCAAATATTTTCGGAGGCAAATCGATTGTCATACCCGGCTGCCCGCCCACGCTCTCTCGTGCTCTCGCACCGCCCGTTCGTAGTTACGTAGTTTCGATTTCAGTACATTCGTAGAATGAACGGCGACGGAAGATGGAGCCTCCGTTTACGTCAGAAGCACGCGCGTTAGCGTAAAAGGAGCGAACTCTTTGAACAGCCGCCCGGCGCGCCTAAGTcgagaaaaaaagtaatttatttcttcCAAGATGTTCAACTGATCGTGTCGCGATGGTTTTCCATCGTACGTGAGATTATCCGATTTTTTCAGGTTTTATCTTCTCAATAAATCGACAACGTAATAATTAGTtcgataattaaagaaataattagagATGGAAAGCAATTTATTTGACAcagagatataaaattaaagaaaagttttatgtatagtttcaaaaaaatatttttttccaatttttgtcTCGGATTTTCTTGGTTGTAggtgaatttttccaaaaattttgttcCTTTTCCTTTGGGAAAGGAATCGAGAAAATTgacgaaaaaattgaaaaacttgattttttacgAGCTTTtgaaactataatt contains the following coding sequences:
- the LOC105207891 gene encoding ras-related protein Rab-3 isoform X4 translates to MARQDGRDAADQNFDYMFKLLIIGNSSVGKTSFLFRYADDSFTSAFVSTVGIDFKVKTVFRHDKRVKLQIWDTAGQERYRTITTAYYRGAMGFILMYDITNEESFNSVQDWITQIKNYSWDNAQVILVGNKCDMEEERVISTERGKQLAEQLGVRFFETSAKENINVKAVFETLVDIICDKMSESLDNDPTLMGAGGMGQNKGQRLTDQPTNPANTNCNC
- the LOC105207891 gene encoding ras-related protein Rab-3 isoform X1, whose translation is MSKRCENASHAPVKDSVFELRTRMARMLSIVEITSQRNNPMARQDGRDAADQNFDYMFKLLIIGNSSVGKTSFLFRYADDSFTSAFVSTVGIDFKVKTVFRHDKRVKLQIWDTAGQERYRTITTAYYRGAMGFILMYDITNEESFNSVQDWITQIKNYSWDNAQVILVGNKCDMEEERVISTERGKQLAEQLGVRFFETSAKENINVKAVFETLVDIICDKMSESLDNDPTLMGAGGMGQNKGQRLTDQPTNPANTNCNC
- the LOC105207891 gene encoding ras-related protein Rab-3 isoform X3 — its product is MPFAANGMARQDGRDAADQNFDYMFKLLIIGNSSVGKTSFLFRYADDSFTSAFVSTVGIDFKVKTVFRHDKRVKLQIWDTAGQERYRTITTAYYRGAMGFILMYDITNEESFNSVQDWITQIKNYSWDNAQVILVGNKCDMEEERVISTERGKQLAEQLGVRFFETSAKENINVKAVFETLVDIICDKMSESLDNDPTLMGAGGMGQNKGQRLTDQPTNPANTNCNC
- the LOC105207891 gene encoding ras-related protein Rab-3 isoform X2, producing the protein MPIMFQPYMARQDGRDAADQNFDYMFKLLIIGNSSVGKTSFLFRYADDSFTSAFVSTVGIDFKVKTVFRHDKRVKLQIWDTAGQERYRTITTAYYRGAMGFILMYDITNEESFNSVQDWITQIKNYSWDNAQVILVGNKCDMEEERVISTERGKQLAEQLGVRFFETSAKENINVKAVFETLVDIICDKMSESLDNDPTLMGAGGMGQNKGQRLTDQPTNPANTNCNC